In Melanotaenia boesemani isolate fMelBoe1 chromosome 16, fMelBoe1.pri, whole genome shotgun sequence, the following proteins share a genomic window:
- the LOC121655955 gene encoding mas-related G-protein coupled receptor member A6-like, translating to MNDFHINTTLRDKSYNYSNVSLNNDDSTNNTYYNYDNSTNETLELIENVVDWIVICSGLPLTLVAIATVYSLVRKDHVAPIYIINLLVSDLVQLCCLAVQKAEIFSVFILCFYIFGLLASVGFMMCISLERYLMITQPLWYRFRRNIKTSVAVCVVVWILSFIISISFYFHIHDHIGTTISAIFLLPFPLFIFCLVGTIKALSAARSVPADEKQRIVAILVVVLLIYTLLFLPSIIFFLAEKARYNQTFFIICFILVKISPLADLILYIFIRKGTTDKLLALLCCCKMSTNQQTSNRSNDMSASCSQTI from the exons ATGAATGATTTCCATATCAACACCACCTTAAGAGACAAAAGCTACAACTACAGCAACGTCAGTCTCAACAATGATGATTCCACCAACAACACTTATTATAACTATGATAACAGCACCAATGAAACCCTCGAACTGATCGAAAATGTGGTGGACTGGATCGTCATCTGTTCTGGACTTCCTTTGACTCTAGTGGCCATCGCTACAGTTTATTCTCTG GTACGAAAAGACCACGTTGCTCCAATTTACATCATCAACCTTCTGGTTTCTGATCTCGTTCAGCTCTGCTGTCTGGCTGTACAGAAGGCTGAaattttttctgtcttcattcTCTGCTTCTACATTTTTGGTCTTTTGGCCAGTGTTGGATTCATGATGTGCATCTCTCTGGAAAG GTATTTGATGATCACTCAGCCGCTGTGGTACAGATTCAGACGAAACATCAAGACCTCTGTGGCTGTTTGTGTCGTGGTCTGGAtcctttctttcattatttccaTCTCTTTCTATTTCCATATTCATGATCACATAGGAACAACCATATCTGCTAtcttcctcctccccttccCCCTGTTCATCTTCTGCCTGGTTGGGACCATTAAAGCCCTGTCTGCAGCTCGCAGTGTCCctgctgatgaaaaacaaagaattgtGGCCATTCTGGTTGTGGTGCTGCTGATTTACACACTGCTGTTCCTGCCcagcatcattttttttttggcagaaaaAGCAAGATATAACCAAACCTTCTTCATCATATGTTTCATATTAGTTAAGATCAGTCCTCTCGCAGACTTGATTCTGTATATTTTCATCAGGAAAGGGACCACAGACAAGCTTTTGGccttactgtgttgttgtaaaATGTCAACCAATCAGCAGACGAGCAACAGGAGTAATGACATGTCAGCTTCATGTAGTCAGACTATATAG